A part of Paenibacillus sp. IHBB 10380 genomic DNA contains:
- a CDS encoding YrpD family protein, which produces MTGQAIGADAGCYDSTNTNLINILEVNNRNITVMEYFKLLATIAGNDATITGNLRSTFSDVTLDGVAKTPVKDAVDYATISISGNSATIIVKK; this is translated from the coding sequence ATAACTGGACAAGCTATTGGTGCAGATGCAGGCTGTTATGACTCTACTAATACAAATTTGATAAATATTTTAGAGGTGAACAACCGAAATATTACTGTGATGGAGTACTTTAAATTACTAGCTACAATCGCTGGTAATGATGCAACGATAACCGGCAATCTTCGATCAACCTTTAGTGATGTAACCTTGGATGGAGTAGCTAAAACTCCAGTGAAAGACGCGGTGGATTACGCTACAATATCGATAAGTGGAAATAGTGCGACTATCATTGTAAAAAAGTAA
- a CDS encoding toxic anion resistance protein yields MSFSMEVVSPEEIQAAIEQEVKPVPEEVAKLQALADSNVASIMSLDLDSLEKRKEILQSMDTFGMNTMRTSSGKNNLLQVSVGNLSKTGDEGGQVAKGLTELHMQLKDLDPSVIDFTKTGFLGKLFNPLRAYFLKYQKADTVIADIVVSLDKGKTTLKNDNTTLEIEQQALRDLTKKLQKEIELGTLMDTSIESQIEAAKARNEDPDKIRFITEEVLFPLRQRVMDMQQMMVVNQQGIMAIEVVTRNNKELIRGVDRAKNVTISALKISVTVASALYNQKIVLKKIELLNQTTNELIAGTSRMLKDQGAQIHKQSLEANISVETLKQAFTDVLSALDSISTYKQEALPKMRETIDQFRELADNGEQQIQRLEKGHKLGL; encoded by the coding sequence ATGTCATTTTCGATGGAAGTCGTAAGTCCGGAAGAAATTCAAGCTGCAATTGAGCAAGAGGTTAAACCCGTTCCCGAAGAAGTTGCCAAACTTCAAGCGTTGGCTGATTCCAATGTCGCATCCATCATGTCTTTAGATCTTGATTCGCTTGAGAAGAGGAAAGAAATTTTGCAATCGATGGACACGTTCGGTATGAATACGATGAGAACATCCTCAGGTAAAAATAATTTACTGCAGGTTTCGGTCGGGAACCTTTCCAAAACGGGAGACGAGGGTGGTCAAGTAGCGAAGGGATTAACGGAATTGCATATGCAATTAAAGGATCTGGACCCGAGCGTCATCGACTTTACGAAAACAGGATTCTTAGGCAAGCTATTTAATCCGTTACGCGCGTATTTCCTGAAGTATCAAAAAGCTGACACGGTGATTGCGGATATCGTCGTCTCCCTAGATAAAGGGAAAACAACCCTGAAGAATGACAATACGACACTCGAGATTGAACAACAAGCGCTGCGCGACTTGACCAAAAAGCTTCAAAAAGAAATCGAGCTCGGTACATTGATGGACACATCCATTGAATCGCAGATCGAAGCGGCTAAGGCACGAAATGAAGATCCAGACAAAATTCGCTTCATTACCGAAGAGGTCTTGTTCCCACTTCGTCAACGGGTGATGGATATGCAACAAATGATGGTCGTCAATCAACAAGGGATTATGGCGATTGAAGTGGTCACCCGCAACAACAAAGAATTGATTCGAGGCGTGGACAGAGCTAAAAACGTGACAATTTCAGCCTTGAAAATTTCTGTAACGGTAGCTAGTGCACTCTACAATCAAAAGATCGTTCTTAAGAAAATTGAGCTTTTAAATCAAACGACGAATGAGCTGATCGCTGGAACTTCCAGGATGCTGAAAGACCAAGGGGCTCAAATTCATAAGCAATCGCTAGAAGCCAATATCTCTGTAGAGACCTTGAAACAAGCGTTCACCGATGTATTATCCGCGCTGGATTCCATCAGTACCTACAAACAGGAAGCACTTCCTAAGATGCGCGAAACGATCGACCAGTTCAGGGAATTAGCGGATAATGGTGAACAGCAAATCCAGCGTTTAGAAAAGGGACACAAACTGGGGTTGTGA
- a CDS encoding ABC transporter permease translates to MFKLIKIEWNKNNLAGYGIKALICMVFIFGMVGGMALMSNAQNEPMFLDFTAFMSLANIFIRITFVVFSAIIISRLVIDEYKNKTIQLLFTYPIQRKKVIQAKLMIVLGFCFFSVVISTLIIEVLTILLNPSVHFFETPASMGELLVTIPSILIASAMTAGLSLIPLSFGMRKKSTATTITSSVIIGTLLNATVSDGSSSVTMFQFIVVPTVFCLFGLAVAYLSYRKIDRIDVA, encoded by the coding sequence ATGTTTAAACTAATAAAAATAGAATGGAATAAAAATAACCTAGCAGGATATGGGATAAAGGCTCTGATTTGTATGGTTTTTATTTTTGGAATGGTGGGAGGAATGGCTTTAATGTCAAATGCTCAAAATGAACCTATGTTTTTAGATTTTACAGCCTTTATGTCACTGGCCAATATCTTTATTCGTATTACCTTTGTCGTTTTTTCAGCCATCATTATTTCTAGGTTAGTGATTGATGAATATAAGAATAAAACCATTCAATTGCTATTTACTTATCCCATACAACGCAAAAAAGTGATTCAAGCAAAGTTAATGATTGTTCTTGGTTTCTGTTTCTTCAGTGTCGTGATTTCCACCTTAATCATTGAAGTATTGACAATCTTATTAAATCCGTCAGTTCATTTTTTCGAAACGCCAGCGTCGATGGGAGAATTGTTGGTTACTATTCCATCCATCTTAATCGCTTCAGCTATGACAGCTGGCTTAAGTCTTATTCCTTTGTCTTTCGGCATGCGTAAAAAGTCTACTGCCACAACAATTACGAGTTCAGTGATCATAGGAACACTGCTAAATGCTACGGTTTCTGATGGAAGCAGTTCAGTAACTATGTTTCAATTTATAGTCGTACCTACAGTTTTCTGTTTGTTTGGTCTAGCTGTAGCTTATCTATCGTATCGAAAAATTGACAGAATAGATGTTGCATAA
- a CDS encoding helix-turn-helix domain-containing protein: MGHLLCFQVILSNGERLWPASIFPARDEIMPLKDLQMVRKLLERDGKVIISVIAYDVQGERLQGHRQVFAKDELSMIQGPISSFPPYGISVNEVFGLSEAARLWGIEGGGATIRKALERGEFSPSEIRKSDGILLVTFSGMQRRYNAVMKNQWMEIHTYFVQEGVILDVPENLHRSYNNSLSTISRRHRKASEI; the protein is encoded by the coding sequence ATGGGGCATCTATTGTGTTTTCAGGTCATTTTATCGAATGGGGAAAGACTGTGGCCCGCATCTATTTTTCCTGCCCGGGACGAGATCATGCCGTTAAAGGATTTACAAATGGTTCGTAAACTGCTGGAACGAGATGGAAAAGTAATCATTTCTGTTATTGCTTACGATGTTCAAGGGGAAAGGTTGCAAGGGCATAGACAGGTATTTGCGAAAGATGAGCTCTCTATGATTCAAGGTCCCATTTCATCTTTTCCTCCGTATGGCATCAGCGTCAATGAAGTATTCGGTTTATCTGAAGCGGCTCGACTGTGGGGAATTGAAGGCGGGGGAGCGACAATTCGTAAAGCTCTAGAGCGCGGTGAGTTTAGTCCAAGTGAGATTCGTAAATCGGATGGGATATTGCTTGTTACTTTTTCTGGAATGCAACGTAGATACAATGCAGTGATGAAAAACCAGTGGATGGAGATACATACTTATTTCGTTCAAGAAGGAGTAATCCTAGATGTACCTGAGAACCTTCATAGATCATATAACAACTCATTATCGACCATTTCACGACGCCATCGCAAGGCATCAGAAATCTAA
- a CDS encoding vWA domain-containing protein, whose translation MTGKSKFLLSVFILVVVFILIYLGVNFTSNLGKTKSQVTTEDAGKQLNKLYSNISVTTETPVKGQIDINPADVGETLPDISKFPITVNNTTNQFVEIFSSTEKSGTGMDSWLADVATEFNNANIQVNGKSASVKIRNIASGTAADYIKSGKYIPDAYTPSNELWGEMVKASGVKTQLVSKRLVGNVPGIVISKSKHDALVASYGSVNVKTVTEAIANNEFSMGYTDPFASSTGLNFLVTALSTFDSSNILSDKAVQGFEKFQANVPFLASTTIQMRDAAKSGMLDGFVLEYQTYLNTADLKSGYIFSPFGMRHDSPLYALGDLPKDKLDVIKKFTEFVTQDKYQKMAQEKGFNELNDYKSELAVVDGGLLSSAQRIWKEKKNGSKPIAAVFVTDVSGSMAGEPINRLKESLLKGQKYLGKDNSIGLVSYSNDVTINLPIQKYDTTQQSMFVGAVNSLQADGGTATFDGIIVALKMLQDEKAVNPSMKPMIFVLSDGETNLGYSLKDIKDLVATYKVPIYTIGYNADIEALQSISSINEAASINADTDDVVYKIANLFNVQM comes from the coding sequence ATGACTGGAAAGAGTAAGTTTCTATTATCTGTCTTTATTTTGGTTGTCGTATTTATCCTTATCTATCTAGGGGTGAACTTTACCTCGAACTTGGGGAAAACAAAATCGCAGGTTACTACAGAAGACGCAGGGAAGCAGCTTAACAAGCTTTACTCTAACATATCCGTGACGACCGAAACGCCTGTAAAAGGTCAGATCGATATTAATCCAGCGGATGTTGGCGAGACATTGCCGGATATATCGAAGTTTCCCATCACAGTGAATAACACGACCAATCAATTTGTGGAGATATTCTCTTCAACGGAGAAGTCTGGAACAGGAATGGATAGTTGGCTAGCGGATGTTGCAACAGAATTTAATAATGCGAATATCCAAGTGAATGGGAAGTCTGCTTCCGTTAAAATTCGTAATATTGCCTCCGGTACGGCTGCTGATTATATTAAATCCGGTAAATATATACCTGATGCCTATACACCTTCGAACGAGTTATGGGGCGAAATGGTAAAGGCGAGCGGGGTTAAAACACAGCTTGTATCCAAGCGACTTGTAGGAAACGTTCCTGGTATTGTTATTTCGAAATCCAAACACGATGCATTAGTAGCTTCTTACGGATCTGTAAATGTCAAAACCGTGACGGAAGCGATCGCAAATAATGAGTTCAGCATGGGCTATACGGATCCTTTTGCAAGCTCAACAGGCTTAAACTTCCTAGTGACGGCGCTCAGTACGTTTGACAGTTCGAATATTCTTAGTGATAAAGCCGTTCAAGGATTTGAGAAATTCCAAGCGAATGTCCCTTTTCTTGCTTCGACAACGATTCAAATGCGCGATGCAGCTAAATCGGGTATGTTAGATGGATTTGTGTTGGAATATCAAACCTATCTCAACACGGCTGACTTAAAAAGCGGGTACATATTTAGCCCCTTTGGTATGAGACACGACAGTCCACTGTATGCACTAGGTGATCTCCCGAAGGACAAATTAGATGTGATTAAGAAATTTACTGAATTTGTGACGCAAGATAAATATCAAAAAATGGCTCAAGAAAAAGGATTTAATGAGCTAAACGACTATAAATCTGAACTCGCTGTCGTGGACGGTGGCCTTCTTTCATCCGCACAGAGAATATGGAAAGAAAAGAAAAACGGAAGTAAACCGATTGCAGCTGTTTTTGTAACAGATGTTTCAGGCAGTATGGCGGGTGAACCCATAAATCGTTTAAAAGAATCGTTGCTTAAAGGACAAAAATATTTGGGGAAAGACAATAGCATCGGTCTTGTGTCTTACTCCAATGATGTAACCATTAATTTACCGATTCAAAAGTACGACACGACACAGCAATCCATGTTCGTTGGTGCTGTAAATAGCCTACAAGCGGATGGAGGTACGGCCACATTTGACGGCATTATTGTTGCATTAAAAATGCTTCAAGATGAGAAAGCCGTCAATCCATCGATGAAGCCAATGATTTTCGTTCTGAGTGATGGCGAGACCAATCTTGGTTACTCCCTCAAAGATATCAAAGATCTCGTCGCAACCTACAAAGTTCCGATTTACACCATCGGCTATAATGCAGATATTGAAGCGTTGCAGAGCATCTCGAGTATTAATGAAGCAGCAAGTATTAATGCAGATACAGATGATGTTGTCTATAAAATAGCGAACTTGTTTAACGTCCAAATGTAA
- a CDS encoding DUF4097 family beta strand repeat-containing protein yields MKTNKWIWLVMIVGLVGVLFMTSQFGSKKLEITEHISSEEVQSIEIMNDSWDIEVKESIDNQVYVDITGKQKDKKKAPVVVTHKDNQLIIQQHKQIGGAFSAFTFEKEGTITILIPKNTVEQVTLINNEGDLNIQTLATQKLTLQNQAGNVKFNQVEASVLNVFSKNGEIVIKRVDEKGEMNVETETGDIQVAYQNAPSSLKVAVENAKGDTTVNLANLSTTKNTDAEVHGTIGAGENSLHVKSYSGSIGIK; encoded by the coding sequence ATGAAAACAAATAAGTGGATTTGGCTAGTTATGATAGTTGGTTTGGTGGGAGTACTTTTTATGACTTCGCAATTTGGATCTAAAAAGTTGGAGATAACAGAACACATCTCATCGGAAGAAGTTCAAAGCATTGAAATCATGAATGATTCATGGGATATTGAAGTGAAAGAATCAATAGACAATCAGGTTTATGTAGACATTACGGGCAAGCAGAAGGATAAGAAGAAAGCTCCTGTTGTAGTGACTCATAAAGATAATCAATTAATCATTCAACAACATAAACAAATTGGTGGGGCCTTCTCGGCCTTTACTTTTGAGAAAGAGGGAACCATCACGATTTTAATTCCAAAAAATACAGTAGAACAAGTTACATTGATAAATAATGAAGGAGATCTCAATATTCAAACGTTAGCAACCCAAAAGCTAACGCTTCAAAATCAAGCGGGTAATGTAAAATTCAATCAAGTTGAAGCATCAGTTTTGAATGTTTTTTCTAAAAATGGCGAAATAGTTATAAAGAGGGTAGATGAAAAAGGTGAAATGAACGTTGAAACAGAAACGGGTGATATTCAAGTTGCTTATCAAAATGCGCCATCCAGCTTGAAAGTAGCAGTGGAAAATGCTAAAGGAGATACAACGGTTAACTTGGCGAATCTCTCAACTACGAAAAATACAGACGCGGAAGTACATGGAACCATTGGCGCTGGGGAGAATTCATTACATGTCAAAAGTTATTCTGGAAGCATTGGTATTAAATAA
- a CDS encoding copper amine oxidase N-terminal domain-containing protein — MNRKKNILCLMAFTLLLLQFPFKTDAASSSVKAIVELGESKRLSELKDPLIITDGRVLVPIREVGDLLSLKVFWDQKTKTAELYGVKKEISLKLGSKTAYVNKKNVTLDVPAKVVNGKTYIPLRFVAESLNEKVQWDSKGKVLSIPNTYAMGMDGNITFWLNRKSGELYQGIGKEAASKIGELEIRVEELRKLKVERLSDTTFYIKLYEAVGTSAVVKRSGQVFVVNGKVSKEAQYSFLGYYPDTNIEQSQGNVLLTDGKKAEFWNSKGNVVFSYDLTELVGKDEIYMIEHHAKEYMVLREYTTQHLILYDFIKKKAIYVHEVISLTPYEQQYLKEIALDRMGDQDPEHIIHFVKEDKGVLMFEYKSKETEKINTYKYKL; from the coding sequence ATGAATAGAAAGAAAAATATCTTATGTTTAATGGCGTTCACTTTATTGCTGCTTCAATTCCCTTTTAAAACTGACGCAGCAAGCTCATCCGTTAAGGCGATAGTCGAGTTGGGGGAATCTAAACGACTATCTGAATTAAAAGATCCACTAATTATCACTGATGGAAGAGTATTGGTTCCGATTCGTGAAGTTGGAGATTTATTAAGTTTAAAGGTATTCTGGGATCAGAAAACAAAAACTGCAGAACTGTATGGTGTAAAAAAGGAAATTAGTTTGAAATTAGGTAGCAAAACCGCTTATGTTAATAAGAAAAATGTTACACTTGATGTTCCAGCAAAAGTGGTCAATGGTAAGACATACATTCCGCTAAGATTTGTGGCTGAATCTTTAAATGAGAAAGTACAGTGGGATTCAAAGGGAAAAGTGCTATCTATCCCTAACACCTATGCCATGGGAATGGATGGAAATATTACATTTTGGTTGAATAGAAAGAGTGGAGAGCTTTATCAGGGCATAGGAAAAGAAGCCGCTTCTAAAATTGGGGAATTAGAAATAAGAGTAGAGGAATTAAGAAAACTAAAAGTAGAGCGTTTATCTGATACAACATTTTATATCAAATTATACGAAGCAGTGGGAACATCAGCGGTTGTTAAAAGATCTGGACAAGTATTTGTAGTAAATGGAAAGGTATCTAAAGAAGCACAATATTCTTTTTTGGGATATTACCCTGACACGAATATAGAACAGTCTCAAGGCAATGTATTGCTGACGGACGGTAAGAAAGCGGAATTTTGGAATAGCAAGGGCAATGTTGTATTTTCTTATGATTTGACAGAACTTGTTGGAAAAGATGAGATTTATATGATTGAACATCACGCAAAAGAGTATATGGTATTGAGGGAATACACGACACAGCATCTTATTCTTTATGATTTTATAAAGAAGAAGGCTATTTATGTTCATGAGGTAATTTCATTAACACCATATGAACAACAATATTTAAAGGAAATTGCACTGGACAGAATGGGTGATCAAGATCCGGAACACATTATTCATTTTGTTAAAGAGGATAAAGGTGTTTTGATGTTTGAATATAAAAGCAAAGAAACAGAAAAAATCAATACTTACAAATACAAATTATAG
- a CDS encoding response regulator transcription factor — MNIFILEDHLIQQQRLERIIKTLSLKHQIRYRNLISTAKPDHLLSQIEQVANHQLYFLDLEIKNEKHTGLAVAKEIRKKDPYGTIVFVTTHSELAPKTFAYRVAALDFIEKDLPEEEFIQKVEACLLIADERRTIPVSPDLFSFENKYTSFQIPFSDILYFETIEIAHKIRLITKSKVLDFYAELHEIAESDERLFRCHRAFVVNLANIRSIDKKNKLVLFDHDESCSVSRRLQKETIEKMEALR; from the coding sequence ATGAATATTTTTATATTAGAGGATCATTTGATCCAGCAGCAACGTTTAGAACGAATCATTAAAACATTGTCGTTAAAGCATCAGATTCGTTACCGAAATCTAATTTCGACCGCCAAACCTGACCATTTATTATCGCAAATTGAACAAGTGGCCAATCATCAATTGTACTTTCTGGACTTGGAGATCAAAAACGAGAAGCATACGGGGCTCGCTGTGGCGAAGGAGATCAGAAAAAAAGATCCCTATGGCACGATTGTTTTTGTCACCACACATTCCGAGTTAGCACCCAAAACCTTTGCCTATCGGGTGGCTGCTTTAGATTTTATTGAAAAGGATTTACCAGAAGAAGAATTTATTCAAAAAGTTGAAGCGTGTCTATTAATTGCCGATGAGCGCAGAACCATTCCGGTAAGTCCCGATCTTTTTTCTTTTGAGAATAAATACACCAGCTTTCAAATTCCCTTTTCAGATATTCTGTATTTCGAGACCATTGAAATCGCACATAAAATAAGATTAATTACGAAATCTAAAGTACTTGATTTTTATGCCGAATTGCATGAAATTGCGGAATCTGATGAACGCCTCTTCCGTTGCCATCGCGCATTTGTTGTGAATTTAGCCAATATTAGATCCATAGATAAAAAGAACAAGCTTGTCTTGTTCGACCATGATGAAAGTTGTTCCGTGTCAAGAAGACTGCAAAAGGAAACCATTGAAAAGATGGAAGCATTAAGATGA